Within the Chromobacterium paludis genome, the region CATCGTTCACCCATGCCAAACGGCTCCGCCAGGGACGGAGCCGCTTGAGGTAGGCGCATAGGCTAATGGCTTACAGCGCCAGTTTGGCGATGGCCTCCTTGGCCAGATGGATGGACGTGGCGCGCTTGTCCGGGCCCATGCCGATGGCTTCAGCGCGGATGATCTCCACATCGCTCACGCCCAGGAAGCCCAGCACCTTCACCAGGTAGTCTTCCTGGAAGTCCATCAGGCTGCCCTGCTCGCTGCTGTGCACGCCGCCGCGGGCCGACACGATCACGACCTTCTTGTTCGGCACCAGGCCCACCGGGCCGGTTTCGGTGTACTTGAAAGTGCGGCCGGCGGCGGCCACGCGGTCTATCCAGCTTTTCAGTTGCGTCGGGATGGAGAAGTTGTACATCGGCGCGCCTATCACCAGCACGTCGGCGGCGATGAACTCCTCGATCAGCGCGTCGCTCAGCGCGGCTTCGCTGCGTTGGGTCGCGGTCCAGTCCGACTCCGGCGCGAAGCGCGTGCCGACGATCTCGCCGGACAAATGGGCGATCGGATTGGCCGCCAGATCGCGGTAGCTGGTTTCCACATTAACGTGGCGTTGGCGGATGGCGTCGGCCACGACGGCGGACAGTTCGCGGGTGACGGAGTTGTCGGCCAGGATGCTGGAATCAAGGTGCAGCAGTTTCATGATCGGGTCTTTCTGTGTCAGGTGGGAATGAGTGCATGATAGGCAGGCGCAACAATCCGGACTAGACTGCTAAAATCGGAAACATTGTTCCATAAGCGAGACAATCATGCAGGACCTGAACGATTTGCGATACTTCGCCAAAGTCGTCGAGCATGGCGGCTTCATGGCCGCCGGCCGCGCGCTGGGCATGCCCAAGTCCACTTTGTCGCGCCGCGTGGCGGAGCTGGAGAGCCGGCTGGGCGTCCGCCTGCTGCAAAGAACCACCCGCCGCTTGTCGCTGACCGAGATAGGCAGCCAGTACTACCAGCATTGCCAAGCCATGCTGGCCGAGGCCGAGGCCGCCGACGAAGCCATTCTGCAAAGCAGCGCGGAGCCGCGCGGCGCGATCCGCGTCAGCTGCCCGGAGCTGCTGTGCAAGACCATGCTCAGCGCGGCGCTGCCCCGCTTCCTGGCGCAACATCCGCAAGTCCGGGTGCTGCTGGAGTCCACCAATCGCCGCGTCGATTTGATCGAAGAAGGCGTGGACGTGGCCATCCGCGTGCGCAACGTGATAGAAGACAGCGCCAGCCTGGTGGTGCGGCGCCTGGGCAAGAGCCGCTTCATCCTGGTGGCCAGCCCCGGCTTCCTGCTGCGGCATGGCGAACCGCTGGCGCCGGAAAAACTGGCCGCCTTGCCCGCCTTGACCATGAGCCGGCCGGATGGCCGCGGACAATGGCTGCTGCTGGACAATGTCGGCCAGACCTACACCATCCACCTGGACGCGCCCAGGCTGATGACCGACGACATGATCGTGCTGCAGGAGGCCGCTGTCGCCGGACTGGGCATCGCCGCCCTTCCCGCCAATGTCTGCCACCAGGCCTTGGCCGACGGCAGGCTCAAACGCATCCTGCCGCAATACGACTTTCCCTGGGGCATCCTGCACGCCGCCTTCCCGACCCGGCGCGGCCTGTCGCCGGCGGTGCGCGCCTTCCTGGACTTCATCGCCGAAGAATTGATCAGCGAGGAAATGGCCGGCGACTGGGGGCGCGCCGACATCCGCCCGGCATGACATTTGCTAGGCGCTGGCATCGCCATTTGGAAACGATGCCATGTTCACGCTGCGCCCGCTGACCGAAACCGACTCCATCGAGCAACTCACCGTACTGTTGCACCAGGCTTACGCCCAACTGGCCGCCATGGGCCTGCGCTACACCGCCGTTGACCAAAGTCCCGAGGTCACTCGCCGCCGCATCCGCGGCGGCCACTGCCTGCTGGCATGGCACCAAGATGAGCTGGCAGGCACCGTCACGGTGCACCGCGCCCTGCTCACCTCGCATTGTCCGCAATTCCGCCAGCCGGACACTGCCGTGCTGGTGCAACTGGCCGTCGCCCCGCGCTGCCAGGGCCTGGGTCTGGGCGAATGGCTGATGCAGGCGGCGGAAGACTGGGCCCGCGCCCAGGGCTGCGCCGCCATCCGCCTGGACACCGCGCGCGATGCCGCCCATCTGCTGCGCCGCTACGCGCGGCGCGGCTATGTCGAGGAGGCGCCGCTGCAATGGCCGGACAAAGCCTACCAGAGCGTGGTCATGGTCAAATCGCTGGAAACTCTGCCGCCCCAAGCCGCTCGAACCCCTAGTTGCAGCGCAACAAGCTGATGGCTGCGCGCCACACTGCGGCCCCAGACCATCCGCATTTATTGCAATGCAGCAAATAACGAGTACAGTGGCAGCCAAGGCCATCGCCGTGGGCCGCCATACCGTTTCCACTCATCCAAAAACAAGGGGTTGCAATGTGGTCAGCTACTGCAGTTCGAGCCGGGAATCTACCG harbors:
- a CDS encoding FMN-dependent NADH-azoreductase, with the translated sequence MKLLHLDSSILADNSVTRELSAVVADAIRQRHVNVETSYRDLAANPIAHLSGEIVGTRFAPESDWTATQRSEAALSDALIEEFIAADVLVIGAPMYNFSIPTQLKSWIDRVAAAGRTFKYTETGPVGLVPNKKVVIVSARGGVHSSEQGSLMDFQEDYLVKVLGFLGVSDVEIIRAEAIGMGPDKRATSIHLAKEAIAKLAL
- a CDS encoding LysR substrate-binding domain-containing protein, translating into MQDLNDLRYFAKVVEHGGFMAAGRALGMPKSTLSRRVAELESRLGVRLLQRTTRRLSLTEIGSQYYQHCQAMLAEAEAADEAILQSSAEPRGAIRVSCPELLCKTMLSAALPRFLAQHPQVRVLLESTNRRVDLIEEGVDVAIRVRNVIEDSASLVVRRLGKSRFILVASPGFLLRHGEPLAPEKLAALPALTMSRPDGRGQWLLLDNVGQTYTIHLDAPRLMTDDMIVLQEAAVAGLGIAALPANVCHQALADGRLKRILPQYDFPWGILHAAFPTRRGLSPAVRAFLDFIAEELISEEMAGDWGRADIRPA
- a CDS encoding GNAT family N-acetyltransferase; its protein translation is MFTLRPLTETDSIEQLTVLLHQAYAQLAAMGLRYTAVDQSPEVTRRRIRGGHCLLAWHQDELAGTVTVHRALLTSHCPQFRQPDTAVLVQLAVAPRCQGLGLGEWLMQAAEDWARAQGCAAIRLDTARDAAHLLRRYARRGYVEEAPLQWPDKAYQSVVMVKSLETLPPQAARTPSCSATS